The nucleotide window AGATCATCCAGATCAGCGTGGACGGGAAGTCCGCGGTTGAGCTCGAGAACGAGATCCGTCAGCGGCTGGCCGAGGCCGGCGTGCCGAACGCCGAGGTCTCGGTGTCGGACGTGCCGAACGGCGGCCGGAACGTCTCCCTCAAGGTCGAGCGGCTCCGCACGAGCGACGGTTCCGCCCCGGAGCCGCATGAGCCGATGCCGCAGCTCGTCCTCACGAAGGACGGCGCGCCCATCGGCGCCGAGAACGCGGTCAAGGTGCAGATCCAGAAGCGGAAGACCCAGGACGGCGCGGTGACCCTGATCGCGGACGTGACGGCGCACGGCAAGGCGGCGAAGATCGAGGTGCCGAACGTTCAGTCCATGAGCGACTCCGAGCTGGCGAGCACCCTCCAGGCCCGGTTCCGCGAGGCCGGTCTCCATCTGAACGTCACCGTGACGAACGGCGAACTGAAGATCGAGCCGGTGCAATAGCCCGCTCGGTCGAAATCGGAGGTACAAGATCGGGGGATCCGCGAGGATCCCCCGATTCGTTTTCGCGACCCGCTCCGGAGCGGGCAGAACTCCTCTTCCGTACGGTCGCTTCCGATCAGTCCTTCATTCTCGACTCGATCCTCGGATCCGGAATCAGCCACATCATGGCGACGATCGCGTAGATCGCGACCGAAATCCAGCGGTTCAGGAACGCGAGCGGGATCGCGAGAGCGTACGCCGCCAGCGAGAGCTTGCCCTTCATGTCCCGCCCCAGCGCCCGGGCCAGTCCCGAGTCAGGGCCGTGGTGCCGCACGATGGTGGTCTGAAGAATGGTATAGGCGACCGCGGCCCCCAGCATGACCACGCCGTAGAGCGCCGTCGGTTCGGGAGCGACGTTGTTCTCGCCCATCCACCCCGTGACGAAGGGGACGAGCGAGAGCCAGAAGAGGAGGTGGAGGTTGGCCCACAGGATCCGCCCGTTCACGCGGTGCGTGGCGTGGAGCATGTGGTGGTGATTGTTCCAGTAGATCCCGAGATAGATGTAGCTCAGCACGTACGTCACGAATGGGTGGAAGAGCGGCCGGAGAGCCGTCCAGTCCGATCCGTGCGGGACCCTCATCTCCAGGACCATGATCGTGATGATGATCGCGACCACGGCGTCGCTGAACGCTTCGAGACGTGTCTTGGTCATGACGTGTGGGTCCTCGATGTTCAGGATTCGGAGTGAGTCGACGCTGCACGTTGCCCCGGGGCGGAGCGGATGTCAACGGCGGTGGAGCTCGAGGTGGGCGGCGGAGCCGGAAGGCGCTGGCGGAGGACGCGGCGACGAGGCGCCGTCCTCCGCCAGCTCGAGGGTGGTGCTACCGGATCACGACGATCCGGCGGGTCACGGTGTGGCCCGGCGTGCGGAGCCGGATGAAATAGACCCCGGACGACGCGTTCCCGTCTCTCGCGTGTCCGGACCAGCGCGCGGAGTGGCGCCCCGCCGGATAGAGCGCGTCGGCCACCGTCTCGACGAGACGTCCGTTCACGTCGAACAGGTCGATCCGGACCGGAGCCTCTCGAGGCAGCGCGAACGCGATCGCCGCTCCGGCCGAGGTCGGGTTCCTGGAGTTCAGGCGCATCGAGAACTCCGTGACGGCCTCCTCGTCGATGCCGGTCACGACGTCCGGGATCGTGAATGCCGCGTCGCTCCGATCGAACGCCGAGAGGGACGGGCTCGCCCCGGCCGGATTGTGGGCCACCACCTGCACGAACGCGTTCTGGGTGCCCGGATGGGACACGGCCCAGGTGAACCTGCCCGTGTTCGGCGCCGTGCCCAGGACCTCGAACGGGCCCGCCGGGCCGCTCCTCGACAGGAGGACATCGACCGACTCCACACCCTCCGCGTCGGTGGCGTTCCACTCGATCTGAGTCACGCCTCCGATGGTGAGGGTCTCGCCCCCGTTCGGCGCGAGGACCGAGACGGTGGGCGAGCCCACCTCAGCGAAGATCGCCACGGCGGACTTGCTCCGCGTCATCGAGACCGGCACGGGGTTCGACGACCCGGACGCGTCGCCGCACCAGCTTCGGAACTCCCAGCCCGCGGCCGGGGTCGCGGTCACCTGGACCAGGGTTCCCTCGGGGTGAACGGGACCGACGGGGCTGGGAGCGACCGTCCCGCCCCCCGGTGGAGCCGCGTCCACCGCCAGCGTGTGGTTCGGCGCCGTTTGCGTGGTGAAGCGCCACGTCGGCCCCGTCGTCGTGACCAGTCCATCGCTCACCGTGACGCGCCACTCGTACGGCGTGGCCGCCACGAGGCCCGGCCAGATCAGGCTCGCCGCGCCGCTCGCGGACGGAACGGATCCGATCATCGCGAATGGCTCCGTCGCGCTCATCTCGTACGGCACGTCGAACCGGCTGTCGGCATCGGTCTCGAACTGATCCAGCCAGGGCGAGTACGTCTCGACGTGGATCACGTTGTTCGCCGGTGAGAAGGTCAGGATCCGGAGCCA belongs to Candidatus Eisenbacteria bacterium and includes:
- a CDS encoding TMEM175 family protein, with amino-acid sequence MTKTRLEAFSDAVVAIIITIMVLEMRVPHGSDWTALRPLFHPFVTYVLSYIYLGIYWNNHHHMLHATHRVNGRILWANLHLLFWLSLVPFVTGWMGENNVAPEPTALYGVVMLGAAVAYTILQTTIVRHHGPDSGLARALGRDMKGKLSLAAYALAIPLAFLNRWISVAIYAIVAMMWLIPDPRIESRMKD